The Candidatus Zixiibacteriota bacterium genomic interval GCTCGGCCCGGAGCGGCGATCCATCCGCATATCGAGCGGGCCGTCCTGTCCGAATGCGAATCCGCGAGCGGCATCATCGATCTGGTGCGAGGAAACGCCCAAATCGAGTAGAATGCCGTCGAATCGACTGTCATCGAATGCCCCTGCAACCGTCGTTATGGCGCCGAACTCGGCCCGGACTATCTGCCGGACCTGCGTGTAAACTCGTAGTAATTGGGAGGCGTGAGAGACCGCGTCGGGATCCCGATCCACGCCATAAAGCCGCGCCCCGGGACCTACAGCCGCCGCCATCGCCGCCAGATGTCCGCCGCCGCCGACCGTCAGATCAAGATACGTACCGTCCGTGTTCGTGACGACGTGCCTGACGACCTCCGCGGCCATCACGGGCACGTGATACACGTCATTCGCCGGGCTGGTCATGCTTCCCGGTGAACAACCGTCCCGCCACCTCTTCGTACGTCCCGCGATACTGCTGGAGGTAGTAGTTGTAGCGGTCGGGATTCCAGACCTCGATCCATCGATTCACCCCGAGGATCAGAAGCTCTTTTTTGAGATCCGCCTCGGCGATGAGATGCTGCGGCACCAGGACCCGCCCGTTTTTGTCCGGCACCACCGGTGACACCCCGGAGTAAAAGCGCCGACTGAAGTAACGGTAATCCTGATTAGTAAAATCCAGCGTCGCCATCTGCTCCTGAATCGCCGCCCACTCGTGCTCGGGGTAAATGGAGAGACACCCTTCGAGGCCGCGGTTCAGAATGATGGTTCCGTCGAGCAGGAGAGATTTGTCCGGACCGGTGACATGACGAAGTTTGGCCGGGAGCGCGAATCGCCCCTTGTCGTCCATGGTCGTCGTGTATTGTCCATAGAAACCGGTCAAGAGTCCCTCCACAAAATCCCACGTCTACCCAAAAATCGCACTTATTATCACTTTTCTCCCACCACAAGTCAAGGAAATAATCGGACGAAAAGCCAGTTTTTCTTTGATCTAAGCTGCTCGCAGTCAAGGTGTAATGGTGATCAAAAACGATCGCGTCATATCCGGCCACGGCTCAGCGACGTCTGCAGAATGTGGATAACTTCCGGATACGTGGTGGGACCGCCAACAGTCTGTCGGCTTCTCCCCATAACCCCAGCGCCCCCACCTGCAGAATGACTACCAAAGCGAGGGTAATAACGGCAATCCCCCCTTTTGCAAGGGCTTAGCAGACGATCCGGGTCCGGCCCGCAGGGCGTTATCGGCAATCCGCTTGCCGTAGTGGACGGTGGTTTCAGCCTGAAACAAGGGAAGAGCGAACATGAAGAGGCTAGTGGTTTTTCTGCAGATAATCATGGCGATGACGAATACTCTCGCGCTGGCGGACGACAAGCGAGCGACAATCGAGTTCTCGCCTTTGGAAGCGGTAGTAGATCCGGGCAACCGAATGATCTCTTATCCCGGCATGGAAAGCATAAAGGTGGGAGGTTTTACCCTCCCGGTTTTGCGCACGTCAATCAGCCTTGAGCCGGGCGAACACGCCGCCGATTTTGCCTTCCAGGTGCTCGCGAAGACAGAGGTCGGTCAGGTCAGCGCAATTGCTCCAACCGATCTTCCCACGTCGGAATCGCCCGAACGAATCGAGTCGATTCTCGGAGCAACGGCTTCTGGCTTTCCCGGCACAAAGCATGTCGATGTCCTTGGCGTCTACACTAGGGCCGGCCAGCGCTATCTCGAGTTGGTGTTTTACCCTGCAATCGTGGCAGGCAACGGAGTAGTTGCCGTGGCGGAGCAGATAGAATTGTCGGTTGGCGGTCGGAGTATCGGCCGTGCCGATATGATAAGTCAAGGCAGCCTCCCTACCGAGTGTACGTACGACCGTCCGGACCGGGCAGCGGCCGCCGAGTTTGGTCCGAAGTATCTGATTGTCGGCGCGCAGGGTTTTTTGCCGGTGCTGAGCCGACTCGCGGAATACCGTCGCGCGTGCGGGTATCAGGCGGAACTTGTATCGATCGAGACCATACTCGCCGGCTACTCCGGTCGTGACGCCGCCGAACAACTTCGAGAGTACCTGAAGGATTATCATAGCGGCGGCGGGCTGTATGTGCTTTTGGCGGGCGACGAATCCCTGCTGCCGGTGCGCTATGCGTACTACTACAACGCTTACGCTCCGGTCGAGCTTGATGTGCTGCAGATTTGCGACTTGTACTTCGCCGACGTGACCGGTCAGTGGGATGTCGATAACGACGGCGTCTGGGGGGAACGCACGCATGACGAGGCTGACCTCGTGCCGGAGTTGCTGGTGGGGCGGCTTCCGTGCAGCGACAGCCTCGAATTCGAGCGTTATATCGACAACCTGATAGCCTATGAAACCAATGCGGGCGGCAGCGATCGTTCCTGGCTCACGCGATCCTTCTTCTACAGCTCCGATGAGATGCGTGATTATGAAACCGCTGGACAGCATGAGTACATTGCACGGGCGTATCCCTCGACTTTCGGTATCGACACCACGCTGGCCATCGAGCAATCAAGCGGCGCGGACCTGTCGCCGCAGAATCTCGACGGCGCCCAGTTGCCGTCGGCGATGGCCGACGGCTACGGAATAGTGAACGTCATCGCACACGGACGCGCCGACGGGTATGTGCTTCGCTCGGCGGGGTACAACAACTGGCCGAAGGTATACATGCTCACCGCCGGGCAATCGGGCGGACACGGGTGTTTCGATTCGACCCTGGAAACCGGAAGGCCGGGGTTCTGGTATTCACTGGCCTGCGACAACGGTGGATTCGACGAGGACCAGGCGCCTTTTGCAGGGGGGCGGTCGATGGTGCAGCATTTGATCGGCGCGGCTGATGGCGCGGTCGGCATGGTAGCGTACAGCCGCTGGGGCTGGGTCGGCTCAAGCCACCTGCTGCAGAAGGCGTTTTTCGATTCGCTGTTCGCCCGGCCCGACCGACCGGCTGTCGAGGCTATGTACGCCTCGAAGCAGGCTCTCCCCTACTACCGCGATCTCGTGCTCGGGCAGAATTATTTCGGCGACCCCGCGCTGCGTGTCTACACCGCGATACCGACGGACCTGATTGTCGCCTGCGAACGGACCGACGAGCATTTGACCGTGCGCGTTACGGCCAGCGGCGCTGCGGTGGATAACGCATTGATAACGATTGTGGACCATGTCGGCGGGATCGTGCGGCAGACTGTTACCGGCGCCGATGGTCGAGCCGATTTCGAGGGCCTGCCCGGTAATGCGGTATTCACCGCAGGAGTCGTGAAGCCGGGCCACACCGTATCCGTTTCCGAACTCGCACCATCGATTGTCACCGATGTCGGTGACGACGAGAACGTGACGGTGCCGAACGTCTTTCATCTGCAACAGAACTATCCGAATCCATTCAACCCCTCGACCAGGATCGGCTTTTCACTCCCTGAGAGAGCGCATGTCACCCTGCGAGTGTTCAACCTGCTCGGGCAGGAGGTACAGACGCTTGTCGAAGCGGATTTCGCAGCGGGGACCCACGAAACGGTCTGGCAGGCCGACAGCCGTCTGGCGAGCGGGGTTTATTTTTATCGGCTCGACGCAGGGCCGTTCAGCGCCGTGAAAAAGATGATATTGCTGCAGTGAGCTTGCGACGCGTCTGGTTAACCGCAATCGATATGGGAATGGAGATCATCAGCAGCGCGCCGCAGAGCCACAACAGCGGCAGTTCGATCGGCCGCGCGTACTTTCGCATATAGCGATACATCGACGTGTGCGAAATGATCCGGATCCGTACCGGCATGGTCGATGTAGACGCTCCGACATAGTGCTCCACCACCGCGTCAGGATAATACAACCGCTTGTAACCCGCGTCGGCGAGTCGCCGGCAAAAGTCCACATCGTTGAACAATATCGGGAAGCGTTCGTCCATCATGCCGATATCGTCGACGACGCGTCTGGGTATGAGCATAACCGCTCCCATGGGTTGATCGACAAACGCCTCCGTCTCGTGGTCGAAGAATCCCATGCGCCACGAACCGAATGTGGGATGATCCGGGAAAACTCGGTCGAGAAACAGCGCCCGGTAGAGCACATGACGGTAGGTGGGAAACGATCGTACGGAGCGCTGCGTACCGCCGCCGAAGTATATGAACTTCGGGCCGATCATACCGATTGTATCGTCCTGTCTGATCCGTTCGAGCAGCCTTGCGGTAGCGCCGTGACCAAAACGAAGATCCTGATTGAGAATATAGTAGTACTCACCTTTTCCGCGCTCGAAGCCCTGATTTACGGCCCGGGCAAATCCGAGGTTCGACGCATTGCGGATGAGCGTCACCCGGGGGTAGGTCCGCTCGACGAATTCCGGCGATCCGTCGCGGGAGCCATTGTCCACGACAATGATTTCATGGGTCAGCCCGCGAAGTTCCTCAGACAGCGTGCGAAGACAGTCGGGAAGGAATGTCATCCCGTTGTACGAAATGATGACGGCGGATATTTCGGGGCGATCGGAACTCATGTGAGCGCATCCAGTAGTTTCGCGAACGAGCAGGCCATGGCGTCCGAAGAATACGGCAAGGCATAGTCAGGAAGTCGTGTGATTGCCAGTTCTCCGCGGATTGCGCGCTCGATGGTGTCTGTGAGATAGCCGGCTGCACGATCACGATCGCGCTCCGTGAAACAGAACCCGGCGCCGGTCAGACGAATGAACCGGCAGATCTCGCTGTCGGCAGAGGCCGAGGCCAGCACCGGCCGTCCTGAGGCCGCCATATCAAACATGCGCTGCGGAAGGATACCCTGTTCCCGCTCGGCGGTCAAACCCAGATAGAAGAGGTGGCACTGCGAGAATATCTCAATGGTGCGGTCGCGCTTCTGCAGGCCGTGGATCTCTACTCGGGTGCGAAGGCCGTGCGATTCAAACATCGCCCCCAACCACTGCGGTTCGACCAGGCCGACCTGCACAAATCGAATACGATCGTACAAATCGGGGCGACGCTGCTTCACGGCTTCAACAACCGCGAGCAGCGGTTCGACCACCCGCTCTTCGTTGAACGTGCCGGGAATGCCGATGACAAACGATGTACTGTCGGCCGGTGGTTTCCACTGCTCAGCTCGGTCGATATCGAAGCCGTTGGTGATGACCTCTCCCTGCCCGAGATAATCAGTAATCGCAGGATTGACGGCAGTGATCCGAGAACAGGTCCGGACTATACTCTCTTTAAGCTCGTGAGCCCTGCCCTTGTTGCGCGCATCGGCGTAGCTTTCGTCGATTTTGTACATCGTCCAGAAATCACGGAAATCGGCGATCCATGGGAGGCTGTGCTGTTTCGCGAGCTCCATGGCAACCAGATGAGACGATATGGGCGGCGATGTTGAGATGATTGCGTTGTATTTCCGTCGCCGCATGAGGCGCGTGCCCAGTCGTACGGCGGGACGCACCCAGCCCACTTTAGAGTCGGGAAAGAACCTGTCCGAAACCGGCCGTCCCCGCCTTATAGTCGAGTGTTTGAGCGTACGAATGCCCAAAAGGCAGAGCATGCGTTGAGGATCATAGGAACCGGAGCGAAAGATGCCGTCGGTTCGCACGCCGTGGAGCAGTTCAGGCTCGTAGGCGCGGTACGCAACGGATCTGACGGTTAAGATGTCACAGTCCCAGCCATGCCCCGGCAGATACTTATAGAGATTCAGCGGTCGGCCC includes:
- a CDS encoding C25 family cysteine peptidase — encoded protein: MKRLVVFLQIIMAMTNTLALADDKRATIEFSPLEAVVDPGNRMISYPGMESIKVGGFTLPVLRTSISLEPGEHAADFAFQVLAKTEVGQVSAIAPTDLPTSESPERIESILGATASGFPGTKHVDVLGVYTRAGQRYLELVFYPAIVAGNGVVAVAEQIELSVGGRSIGRADMISQGSLPTECTYDRPDRAAAAEFGPKYLIVGAQGFLPVLSRLAEYRRACGYQAELVSIETILAGYSGRDAAEQLREYLKDYHSGGGLYVLLAGDESLLPVRYAYYYNAYAPVELDVLQICDLYFADVTGQWDVDNDGVWGERTHDEADLVPELLVGRLPCSDSLEFERYIDNLIAYETNAGGSDRSWLTRSFFYSSDEMRDYETAGQHEYIARAYPSTFGIDTTLAIEQSSGADLSPQNLDGAQLPSAMADGYGIVNVIAHGRADGYVLRSAGYNNWPKVYMLTAGQSGGHGCFDSTLETGRPGFWYSLACDNGGFDEDQAPFAGGRSMVQHLIGAADGAVGMVAYSRWGWVGSSHLLQKAFFDSLFARPDRPAVEAMYASKQALPYYRDLVLGQNYFGDPALRVYTAIPTDLIVACERTDEHLTVRVTASGAAVDNALITIVDHVGGIVRQTVTGADGRADFEGLPGNAVFTAGVVKPGHTVSVSELAPSIVTDVGDDENVTVPNVFHLQQNYPNPFNPSTRIGFSLPERAHVTLRVFNLLGQEVQTLVEADFAAGTHETVWQADSRLASGVYFYRLDAGPFSAVKKMILLQ
- the mraZ gene encoding division/cell wall cluster transcriptional repressor MraZ, coding for MTGFYGQYTTTMDDKGRFALPAKLRHVTGPDKSLLLDGTIILNRGLEGCLSIYPEHEWAAIQEQMATLDFTNQDYRYFSRRFYSGVSPVVPDKNGRVLVPQHLIAEADLKKELLILGVNRWIEVWNPDRYNYYLQQYRGTYEEVAGRLFTGKHDQPGE
- a CDS encoding glycosyltransferase family 2 protein, whose translation is MSSDRPEISAVIISYNGMTFLPDCLRTLSEELRGLTHEIIVVDNGSRDGSPEFVERTYPRVTLIRNASNLGFARAVNQGFERGKGEYYYILNQDLRFGHGATARLLERIRQDDTIGMIGPKFIYFGGGTQRSVRSFPTYRHVLYRALFLDRVFPDHPTFGSWRMGFFDHETEAFVDQPMGAVMLIPRRVVDDIGMMDERFPILFNDVDFCRRLADAGYKRLYYPDAVVEHYVGASTSTMPVRIRIISHTSMYRYMRKYARPIELPLLWLCGALLMISIPISIAVNQTRRKLTAAISSFSRR